A window of Pedobacter lusitanus contains these coding sequences:
- a CDS encoding polysaccharide deacetylase family protein, producing the protein MSTRKDFIRQSAILGASSLLLPGNTFSIEQSAMQNSLKESRWADGSRLVISISMQFEAGGEPETGFDSPFPANMEKGFTDIPAKTWFQYGYKQGIPRLLDLWDKHRIKVTSHMIGEAVKHSPELAREIVKRGHEAAAHGLNWTPQYNLSYEQEKKFISDGVAIIKEVTGETPKGYNCNWLRRSKNTLAILQELGFTYHIDDLSRDEPFLIPVNGKNLGVVPYTLRCNDIQLLEGRYFSSQQFGEQLRLEFDQLYAEGAKYRRQMSISTHDRISGTPAQVRVLDEFLAYAAKQPGVKFMRKDEIARLALQDKTTVIDQDYR; encoded by the coding sequence ATGAGTACAAGAAAAGATTTTATCAGGCAGTCAGCAATTTTAGGCGCAAGCTCTCTGCTGCTGCCAGGAAATACATTTTCAATAGAACAATCAGCTATGCAAAATTCATTAAAAGAATCCCGGTGGGCAGATGGTTCACGTCTGGTCATTTCTATTTCCATGCAGTTTGAAGCAGGCGGAGAGCCGGAAACCGGTTTTGATAGTCCATTCCCTGCTAATATGGAAAAAGGGTTTACAGATATACCTGCTAAAACCTGGTTTCAGTATGGTTATAAACAGGGTATTCCCCGGTTATTGGATTTATGGGATAAACACAGGATTAAAGTAACCAGTCATATGATTGGTGAGGCGGTAAAACACAGCCCTGAACTAGCCAGAGAAATTGTGAAACGCGGACATGAAGCTGCTGCGCATGGCCTGAACTGGACGCCGCAGTATAATCTTTCTTATGAACAGGAGAAAAAATTCATCAGTGATGGAGTGGCTATTATTAAAGAGGTAACAGGGGAAACGCCCAAAGGCTATAATTGTAACTGGTTAAGAAGAAGCAAAAATACACTGGCTATTTTGCAGGAACTTGGTTTTACTTATCATATCGATGACCTGAGCAGAGATGAACCTTTTCTGATTCCGGTAAACGGGAAGAATCTCGGGGTGGTTCCTTATACCCTGCGTTGCAATGACATTCAATTACTGGAGGGCCGGTATTTCTCTTCACAACAATTTGGAGAACAGCTTAGACTGGAGTTTGATCAGCTGTATGCAGAAGGTGCAAAATACCGCAGACAAATGTCAATCAGTACGCATGACAGAATCAGTGGAACTCCGGCTCAGGTCAGGGTACTGGACGAATTTCTGGCTTATGCAGCTAAACAGCCTGGTGTTAAGTTTATGCGGAAAGATGAAATTGCCAGGCTCGCCCTTCAGGATAAAACTACAGTCATTGATCAGGATTACCGTTAA
- a CDS encoding SDR family oxidoreductase, which translates to MMNNSLSGYKQKTALIVGANGVIGSKLISHLCAAGSWDIIGLSRRGGVNKDRLSFIAVDLLNAEDTVAKLTALIEVTHVFYAAFQDRPSWAEMVAPNLAMLVNVVNAIEPVAKNLEHISLMQGYKVYGAHLGPFKTPAKETDGGHMPPEFNVDQQQFLMQRQQGKKWTWSAIRPSVVGGTALGNPMNLALVIAMYASISKELGIPLRFPGKPGAYDKLMEVTDAGLLAKATVWAATEPQGSNQAFNINNGDLFRWNELWPKIAAFFEIETAPPLQLQLQTVMAAQKHLWADMQQKYQLAPFDYDYLSSWAFGDFVFSWDYDFFADGSKARRAGFHEYEDTEEMFIRLFKEFRLNKIIP; encoded by the coding sequence ATGATGAATAATTCATTATCAGGTTATAAACAGAAAACAGCACTGATAGTTGGTGCCAATGGCGTAATCGGAAGTAAGCTGATCTCACATTTATGTGCTGCAGGCAGCTGGGATATTATCGGGCTATCGCGTCGCGGAGGGGTAAATAAAGACAGGTTGAGTTTTATCGCAGTTGATCTGTTAAACGCTGAAGATACAGTAGCAAAACTGACTGCACTAATAGAGGTTACGCATGTTTTTTATGCTGCTTTTCAGGATCGTCCCAGCTGGGCAGAAATGGTTGCTCCTAATCTGGCTATGCTGGTTAATGTAGTCAATGCGATAGAACCTGTTGCTAAAAATCTGGAACATATCAGTCTGATGCAGGGCTATAAAGTATATGGCGCGCACCTTGGCCCATTTAAAACACCTGCAAAAGAGACTGATGGTGGTCACATGCCACCAGAGTTTAACGTGGATCAGCAGCAGTTTTTAATGCAGCGTCAGCAAGGGAAGAAATGGACATGGTCAGCTATCAGACCTTCGGTAGTTGGTGGTACAGCATTGGGTAATCCTATGAATTTAGCGCTGGTAATTGCTATGTATGCTTCAATATCGAAAGAACTGGGCATACCATTGAGGTTTCCTGGAAAGCCGGGAGCTTATGACAAGCTTATGGAAGTAACAGATGCGGGGCTTTTGGCAAAAGCTACAGTCTGGGCGGCAACAGAGCCACAAGGCTCAAACCAGGCATTTAATATCAATAATGGTGATTTATTCAGGTGGAATGAATTATGGCCTAAAATTGCTGCTTTCTTTGAGATTGAAACTGCTCCTCCTTTGCAGTTACAATTGCAAACTGTAATGGCCGCTCAAAAACATTTATGGGCTGACATGCAGCAGAAGTATCAGTTAGCTCCATTTGATTATGATTATTTATCCTCCTGGGCATTCGGTGATTTTGTGTTTTCATGGGATTATGACTTCTTCGCCGATGGCTCTAAAGCCCGCCGGGCAGGATTCCATGAATATGAAGATACTGAAGAAATGTTTATCCGCTTGTTTAAAGAGTTTCGCTTAAATAAGATTATACCATAA
- a CDS encoding GDSL-type esterase/lipase family protein, with product MLKVLKVIAFSSTFLLLFNYNSFSQDKPAFWDDIQAIKQYDRVYAPPKDPILFIGSSSIRLWVDFTKTFKDYTVLNRGIGGAVTTDVDRYLEDIVFPYHPKQLVIYVGENDLIKAVSGDVVFEDFKKLYSHIRVKLPAVPIIYLSIKASPSRVQYLSKGIRANALVKEFLKGEENIRFIDIYQPMLDQKGEMQPKLFKEDMLHMNATGYEIWNKLLKPYLLKD from the coding sequence ATGTTGAAAGTTTTAAAAGTAATTGCATTTAGCTCCACATTCCTTTTATTGTTTAATTACAATTCATTTTCGCAGGATAAACCTGCATTCTGGGATGATATACAAGCGATCAAACAATATGACCGGGTCTATGCACCTCCAAAAGATCCTATATTGTTTATTGGGAGCTCTTCAATCAGGTTATGGGTTGATTTTACCAAAACATTTAAAGACTATACTGTATTAAACAGAGGAATTGGCGGTGCGGTAACAACCGATGTCGATCGTTATCTGGAGGACATTGTTTTTCCTTATCATCCAAAACAGCTGGTTATTTATGTAGGTGAAAACGATTTGATTAAAGCAGTAAGCGGAGACGTTGTATTTGAAGATTTCAAAAAGCTTTACAGCCATATAAGAGTTAAATTACCTGCAGTTCCAATTATTTATCTGTCGATCAAAGCCAGTCCTTCAAGAGTTCAATACTTATCAAAGGGGATAAGAGCCAATGCTTTGGTTAAGGAATTTCTAAAAGGAGAGGAGAATATCAGATTTATTGACATTTATCAGCCAATGCTGGATCAGAAAGGCGAGATGCAGCCTAAGTTATTCAAAGAGGACATGCTGCATATGAATGCGACAGGCTATGAGATCTGGAATAAATTACTGAAACCCTATTTGTTAAAGGATTAA
- a CDS encoding LysR family transcriptional regulator yields MISITNQIELRHLNYFKVLAEELHYRKAAEKLFISQSALSQQIKQLEQYLGHSLFDRTNKRVVLNEAGKLFYKDTVQVIQKMQIAVNNVQLLQKGNTGQLAISFVASAMQSVLPVLLKQFNSDCPNIEFHLEELTNKEQLFALEKGDIDLGFMRSNQVGQDMMIKSVYKETFTLVLPADYPLSVSNFKHVGELKDEYFILFPNDQSQLYYQQIVNLCADQGFTPKLSHRSIHAPTIFKLVENGMGLSIIPTSLATSENRGVKFIELKNIPQQTELYAVWKKSNDNPALPYLLEMLT; encoded by the coding sequence ATGATAAGTATCACTAATCAAATAGAGCTGCGACATTTAAATTATTTTAAAGTACTGGCCGAAGAACTGCACTACCGGAAGGCTGCCGAAAAGCTGTTTATATCTCAATCAGCTTTGAGCCAGCAAATTAAACAGTTAGAACAATACCTTGGCCATTCTTTATTTGACCGGACTAATAAACGCGTTGTTTTAAATGAAGCTGGAAAACTCTTTTATAAAGATACTGTTCAGGTAATTCAAAAAATGCAGATAGCAGTTAATAATGTGCAATTGCTGCAAAAAGGGAATACCGGACAGCTGGCAATCAGCTTTGTTGCTTCGGCGATGCAGTCTGTATTACCAGTCTTGCTTAAACAATTTAACAGTGATTGTCCGAATATTGAATTCCACCTGGAAGAATTAACCAATAAAGAACAGCTTTTTGCCCTGGAAAAGGGAGATATTGATCTTGGCTTTATGCGGTCCAATCAGGTTGGGCAGGATATGATGATCAAAAGCGTTTATAAAGAAACTTTTACACTTGTATTGCCCGCAGATTATCCGTTGTCTGTTTCGAATTTTAAGCATGTGGGAGAATTAAAAGACGAATATTTTATACTTTTTCCGAATGACCAGAGTCAGCTTTATTATCAGCAGATTGTGAACTTATGTGCAGATCAGGGTTTTACGCCTAAACTCTCTCATCGTTCTATTCATGCACCAACCATATTTAAACTGGTAGAAAATGGAATGGGGCTTTCCATTATTCCGACCTCATTGGCTACTTCAGAAAATCGAGGGGTTAAATTTATAGAATTGAAAAACATACCGCAGCAAACAGAATTATACGCCGTATGGAAGAAAAGTAATGATAATCCCGCATTACCATATTTACTGGAAATGCTGACCTGA
- a CDS encoding saccharopine dehydrogenase family protein: MINKILSLGLGKVGTLVATLLSDQFEVTGMDKQAPHYDYELPFSITTGDVSDLVLMEKMIGQFDAVVSALPFFLNSPIARIAHKLGKHYFDLTEDVPTTNEIIKLSETATSVMAPQCGLAPGLIGIIGAHLGNEFEKLRSIDMRVGALPKYPNGAMGYAFNWSAAGVVNEYINDAEAIHHGQRKMVPSLQGKETININGGIYEAFYTSGGLGTMCETYAGKLDRLDYKTIRYPGHCDLMNFLINELHLKEDKQQLEDILKNAKPPVDEDVVIIYANAEGWKNKELKRNEFCKSYGPIELNGNSWRAISWTTAASIVAVVEMVASGALPSKGFIKQEEISFEALLNTRCGSLFK, from the coding sequence ATGATCAATAAAATTTTAAGCCTGGGCCTTGGCAAGGTGGGTACGCTAGTGGCAACATTGCTGAGCGACCAGTTCGAAGTTACCGGAATGGACAAACAAGCTCCGCATTATGATTATGAACTTCCATTTAGTATAACCACAGGAGATGTATCTGACCTGGTTTTAATGGAAAAAATGATCGGTCAGTTTGATGCAGTTGTTTCTGCCCTGCCATTTTTCTTAAACAGTCCTATTGCAAGAATCGCGCATAAACTGGGAAAACATTATTTTGATTTAACTGAAGACGTTCCTACAACAAATGAAATCATAAAACTGAGTGAAACCGCAACTTCGGTTATGGCTCCGCAATGTGGTCTGGCACCGGGACTAATTGGTATTATTGGTGCTCACCTGGGTAATGAATTTGAAAAACTAAGATCAATTGATATGCGGGTTGGTGCTTTACCCAAGTACCCGAATGGTGCAATGGGTTATGCATTTAACTGGTCTGCGGCTGGGGTAGTCAATGAGTATATCAATGATGCGGAGGCTATTCATCATGGTCAGCGGAAAATGGTACCGTCATTACAAGGCAAAGAGACTATCAATATCAATGGTGGAATATATGAAGCTTTTTATACTTCTGGCGGACTGGGTACAATGTGTGAAACTTATGCCGGTAAACTGGACAGACTTGACTATAAAACTATCCGTTATCCGGGCCATTGTGATCTGATGAACTTTCTGATCAACGAATTACACCTGAAAGAAGATAAACAACAACTGGAAGATATTCTTAAAAACGCAAAACCTCCTGTAGATGAAGATGTTGTTATTATCTATGCAAATGCTGAAGGATGGAAAAACAAGGAGTTAAAGCGTAATGAATTCTGTAAGTCATATGGCCCGATTGAGCTGAACGGTAACTCATGGAGAGCTATCTCCTGGACGACTGCAGCAAGTATTGTGGCTGTTGTGGAAATGGTTGCCAGCGGCGCATTACCTTCAAAAGGCTTTATCAAACAGGAAGAAATATCTTTTGAAGCGCTTTTAAACACCAGATGCGGAAGCCTCTTTAAATAA
- a CDS encoding DUF1338 domain-containing protein: MNFNNNSPLDIFLTELFNRYREAVPEVDQITAALLKNDVVSSQDDIVNDHIAFRTMGVPNLGIQSFEKIFLFHGYQKRDHYYFEEKKLDAYWYAPPSPEYPRIFLSELKVDQLSQGTQEIIKKYTAGITSDPVDALDLNNGEAIAAFLHHPLWRLPDLKDYIALLEESEYAAWVIYNRYYLNHYTISVHALGKGYQSLPDFNQFVESLGIKLNDAGGKIKTSADGLLSQSSTVAGTHEVVFADGEKTQIAGSYVEFAERSVLPAFSHLKPEEILPVHRREGFETSNADKIFESTYTGQIKS, translated from the coding sequence ATGAATTTTAACAATAACAGCCCTTTAGATATTTTCCTTACCGAACTTTTTAACCGGTACCGGGAAGCTGTACCGGAAGTTGATCAGATCACAGCCGCTTTACTCAAAAATGACGTTGTCAGTTCTCAGGATGATATCGTAAATGATCATATTGCTTTCAGAACAATGGGAGTGCCGAATCTCGGTATACAATCTTTTGAAAAGATCTTTCTGTTTCATGGTTATCAAAAGAGAGATCACTATTATTTTGAAGAAAAGAAGCTGGATGCTTATTGGTATGCTCCTCCTTCTCCTGAATATCCACGGATCTTTTTAAGTGAGCTTAAAGTGGATCAGCTTAGTCAGGGTACACAGGAAATTATCAAAAAATATACTGCTGGTATTACCTCAGATCCGGTAGATGCACTCGATCTGAATAATGGAGAGGCTATTGCTGCATTTTTACATCACCCTTTATGGAGGCTGCCAGATCTGAAAGATTATATCGCCCTGCTGGAAGAAAGTGAATATGCCGCCTGGGTAATTTACAATCGTTATTACCTGAACCATTATACCATCAGCGTTCATGCTTTAGGCAAAGGTTATCAGTCCCTGCCAGATTTTAATCAGTTTGTAGAAAGTCTGGGCATTAAACTGAATGATGCCGGAGGAAAAATTAAAACAAGCGCTGACGGACTGTTAAGTCAGAGCAGCACTGTAGCAGGAACACATGAGGTTGTATTTGCTGATGGCGAAAAAACACAAATTGCAGGTAGCTATGTAGAATTTGCTGAGCGTTCTGTTCTGCCTGCCTTTAGTCATCTGAAACCGGAAGAAATTCTCCCGGTACACAGAAGAGAAGGTTTTGAAACAAGCAATGCCGATAAAATTTTTGAAAGTACTTATACCGGACAGATAAAGTCCTGA
- the amaB gene encoding L-piperidine-6-carboxylate dehydrogenase, with the protein MDIKKVLKELGITENNSGTSTGHQWMDTGAKIIVSSSPVDGKEIAKVSTTTAEDYEKVIRTSADAFLFWRNVPAPKRGEIVRQLGEALRHHKENLGVLVSYEMGKSLQEGLGEVQEMIDICDFAVGLSRQLYGLTMHSERPGHRMYEQWHPLGIVGIISAFNFPVAVWSWNAALALVCGNVCVWKPSSKTPLCAVACQHIIATVLKANDMPEGISSLITGNPVGDLMNNDPRIPMVSFTGSTRVGRLVSSAVAGRFGRTILELGGNNAIIVSKDADLDIAIIGAAFGAVGTAGQRCTSTRRLIIHEDIYEEFKKKLIKAYAQLRIGDPLDQNNHVGPLIDKAAVEVYLEAIEKGRAEGANFIVEGGVLAGGPYTSGCYVSPCVAEVKNHYQIVQEETFAPILYVMSYKTLDEAIALQNGVPQGLSSAIMTLNLREAELFLSANGSDCGIANVNIGTSGAEIGGAFGGEKETGGGRESGSDAWKGYMRRQTNTINYADKLPLAQGIKFDL; encoded by the coding sequence ATGGATATCAAAAAAGTATTAAAAGAGTTAGGAATCACTGAAAATAACAGTGGTACTTCTACCGGTCATCAATGGATGGATACTGGTGCAAAGATTATTGTTTCTTCTTCACCGGTAGATGGTAAAGAAATAGCGAAAGTAAGTACAACCACAGCTGAAGATTATGAAAAAGTAATCCGTACAAGTGCAGATGCCTTTTTATTCTGGCGCAATGTACCTGCTCCGAAAAGAGGTGAAATTGTCAGACAACTGGGTGAAGCACTCCGTCATCATAAAGAGAATCTGGGTGTTCTGGTTTCTTACGAAATGGGAAAAAGTTTACAGGAAGGACTTGGCGAGGTTCAGGAAATGATAGATATCTGTGACTTTGCTGTTGGATTGTCCAGACAATTATATGGCCTGACTATGCATTCTGAAAGACCGGGACACAGAATGTACGAGCAATGGCACCCACTGGGTATTGTTGGTATAATTTCGGCCTTTAACTTTCCGGTAGCTGTATGGAGCTGGAATGCTGCTTTAGCCCTGGTTTGTGGAAACGTTTGTGTCTGGAAGCCTTCTTCCAAAACACCACTTTGTGCTGTTGCCTGTCAGCATATCATTGCTACTGTTCTGAAAGCAAATGATATGCCTGAAGGAATCAGCTCATTAATTACAGGGAATCCAGTTGGTGACCTGATGAATAATGACCCGAGAATTCCAATGGTATCATTCACTGGTTCTACCAGAGTTGGGCGTTTGGTTTCTTCAGCTGTTGCCGGCCGTTTTGGAAGAACAATTCTGGAGCTTGGAGGTAATAATGCTATCATCGTATCTAAAGATGCAGATCTGGATATCGCAATTATAGGAGCTGCATTTGGCGCTGTCGGCACTGCAGGACAAAGATGTACTTCAACCAGACGATTAATCATTCATGAAGATATTTATGAGGAGTTTAAAAAGAAACTGATAAAAGCCTATGCACAGCTTCGCATTGGTGATCCTTTAGATCAGAACAATCATGTTGGACCGCTAATTGATAAGGCCGCCGTTGAAGTCTATTTAGAGGCTATTGAAAAAGGCAGGGCTGAAGGCGCTAACTTCATTGTAGAGGGTGGTGTTCTTGCTGGCGGACCTTATACCTCAGGATGTTATGTATCTCCATGCGTGGCTGAAGTTAAAAATCACTATCAGATTGTACAGGAAGAGACTTTTGCCCCTATTTTATATGTGATGAGCTATAAAACCCTGGACGAAGCTATTGCACTGCAAAACGGTGTTCCGCAAGGGCTTTCATCTGCTATCATGACCCTGAATTTAAGGGAAGCTGAATTATTCCTTTCTGCCAATGGATCTGACTGCGGCATCGCTAACGTAAATATTGGTACTTCCGGTGCTGAAATTGGTGGTGCTTTTGGTGGTGAAAAAGAAACAGGTGGTGGAAGAGAAAGCGGATCTGATGCCTGGAAAGGATACATGCGCAGACAAACCAATACAATTAATTACGCTGATAAATTACCGCTTGCACAAGGCATCAAATTTGATCTTTAG
- a CDS encoding FAD-binding and (Fe-S)-binding domain-containing protein, producing the protein MTISNDKMESLSVSLDGDFFTDNQTRILYATDASAYREMPLAVAIPKSVSDLKKLILFAANHGISLIPRTAGTSLAGQVVGKGIVVDVSKYFNGILELNTEERWVKVQPGVVRDELNQYLKPFGLYFGPETSTANRAMIGGMVGNNSCGSNSLVYGSTREHTLEIKALLADGSEAEFKSLGFEEFIDKCQGDTLENDLYRNIRSLLGNYENQLSIREQFPVKTIQRRNTGYAIDILLDSAPFTADTPDFNFCKLIAGSEGTLAFMTEIKLNLEPLLKDETALLCIHFNSIDEALMANLIALKYSPIVSELIDHLILECTKENIEQSKNRFFVSGDPAAILVVEYSGRDKQEITEKAARVEAEMRSNGLGYHFPLVFGPDMSRIWSLRKAGLGLLSNLPGDEKAVAVIEDTAVDVKDLPAYIRDFNEILKKHGLFSVHYAHAGSGEIHLRPILNLKTAEGNRLFRVIAEEIAGLVKRYNGSLSGEHGDGRLRGEFIEQMIGPRNYKMLREIKATWDPKHIFNPGKITDTPAMDTMLRYEPNQQTPEIKTVFRYQNQNILQHAEQCNGSGDCRKSHLAGGTMCPSFMATRNEKDTTRARANMLREMLTHSTKINRFDHQELKDVMDLCLSCKGCKSECPSNVDMAKLKAEFLQGYYDANGVPLTTRIVAGFNQINRLASLTPGLYNWSIGNQTINSLIKSTCGFAAERSLPLLYKTTLKKWYMQHKPVAKSVTGGAKKTVYFFCDEFTNYSDTEIGIKAVLLLEKLGYQVIIPKHLESGRTWISKGLLRKAKKIAQHNVFQLSKLITSDTPLIGVEPSAILTFRDEYVDLVDLPQLSMAQELAKNCLLVDEFLAGEIAAGNISRDSFSKESKLIKLHGHCQQKAWGAVDASRQILAFPENYKVEVIPSGCCGMAGSFGYEKKHYGLSMQIGELVLFPEVRKAAENVIITATGTSCRHQIKDGTSKKALHPIEVLYESLI; encoded by the coding sequence ATGACTATCAGCAATGACAAAATGGAATCCCTGTCCGTTTCGCTGGACGGGGATTTCTTTACTGACAACCAGACCCGCATACTCTATGCTACTGATGCTTCGGCCTACCGTGAAATGCCACTGGCTGTTGCCATCCCCAAATCTGTTTCAGATCTTAAAAAGCTAATTCTATTTGCGGCAAACCATGGGATATCGCTGATTCCGCGGACTGCCGGTACCTCGCTTGCCGGTCAGGTAGTAGGCAAAGGTATTGTTGTTGATGTTTCTAAATATTTTAACGGCATACTGGAACTTAATACGGAAGAAAGATGGGTTAAAGTACAGCCTGGTGTAGTTCGTGACGAACTTAACCAGTACCTGAAACCTTTCGGATTATACTTTGGGCCTGAAACCTCAACTGCTAACCGCGCAATGATTGGAGGAATGGTTGGTAATAATTCTTGTGGTTCCAATAGTCTGGTCTATGGAAGTACCCGTGAACATACACTGGAAATCAAAGCTCTGTTAGCTGACGGGTCCGAAGCCGAGTTTAAATCTCTTGGATTTGAAGAGTTTATCGACAAGTGTCAGGGAGATACTCTGGAAAATGATCTGTACAGAAATATAAGGTCTTTATTGGGTAATTATGAAAATCAACTCAGCATCCGGGAGCAGTTTCCTGTTAAAACTATTCAGAGACGAAATACCGGTTATGCTATTGATATTTTACTGGACTCCGCTCCTTTTACAGCGGACACACCTGACTTTAACTTCTGTAAACTTATTGCCGGTTCTGAAGGAACACTGGCATTTATGACAGAAATAAAGCTGAACCTGGAACCCCTGTTAAAAGATGAAACAGCCTTACTCTGTATACATTTTAATAGTATTGATGAGGCACTAATGGCCAATCTGATTGCCTTAAAATACAGTCCGATAGTAAGCGAGCTGATAGATCATCTTATTCTTGAATGTACAAAAGAGAATATTGAACAGTCCAAAAACAGATTTTTTGTTTCGGGTGATCCTGCTGCAATCCTGGTCGTGGAATATTCAGGAAGAGACAAACAGGAAATTACGGAAAAAGCAGCAAGAGTTGAGGCAGAAATGAGATCAAATGGCCTGGGATATCATTTTCCTTTAGTATTTGGTCCGGATATGTCCAGGATCTGGTCCTTAAGGAAAGCTGGTTTAGGTTTATTGAGTAATCTTCCCGGAGACGAAAAAGCGGTTGCTGTAATTGAAGACACAGCAGTTGATGTGAAAGATCTGCCTGCCTATATTCGTGATTTTAATGAGATCCTTAAAAAACACGGTCTGTTCTCTGTTCATTATGCACATGCAGGTTCAGGAGAAATACATCTGCGTCCTATATTAAATCTGAAAACAGCAGAAGGTAATCGTCTGTTCAGGGTAATTGCAGAAGAAATAGCCGGACTTGTTAAAAGATACAACGGTTCACTAAGTGGAGAACACGGTGATGGCAGATTGCGTGGCGAATTTATAGAACAAATGATTGGGCCGCGTAATTATAAAATGCTCCGCGAGATTAAAGCCACCTGGGACCCTAAACATATATTTAACCCCGGAAAGATAACTGATACACCTGCCATGGATACCATGCTCAGGTATGAACCCAATCAGCAGACGCCAGAGATTAAAACAGTATTCCGTTATCAGAATCAGAATATTCTGCAGCATGCTGAACAATGCAATGGTTCAGGAGACTGCCGTAAGTCACATTTGGCTGGTGGTACGATGTGTCCGTCTTTCATGGCTACCAGGAATGAGAAAGACACGACAAGAGCCAGAGCTAATATGCTGCGCGAAATGCTGACCCATTCTACTAAAATCAATAGATTTGATCACCAGGAGCTTAAAGACGTTATGGATTTATGTCTCAGTTGTAAGGGTTGTAAGTCTGAATGTCCGTCCAATGTAGATATGGCTAAACTTAAAGCTGAATTTTTACAGGGTTATTATGATGCTAACGGAGTTCCGTTAACGACAAGAATTGTAGCCGGTTTTAACCAGATAAACAGACTGGCTTCTCTGACACCAGGTTTATACAACTGGAGCATAGGTAATCAAACGATAAACAGCTTGATTAAAAGTACCTGTGGTTTTGCAGCAGAACGCTCTCTCCCATTATTGTATAAAACAACTTTGAAGAAATGGTATATGCAGCATAAGCCTGTTGCTAAATCAGTGACTGGTGGTGCAAAAAAAACTGTGTATTTTTTCTGTGATGAATTTACCAATTATTCAGATACAGAAATTGGTATTAAAGCTGTTCTTTTATTAGAGAAACTTGGCTATCAGGTTATTATCCCTAAACATCTGGAGAGCGGAAGAACATGGATTTCCAAAGGGCTGCTGCGCAAAGCCAAGAAAATTGCTCAGCATAATGTATTTCAGCTCAGCAAACTGATCACCAGTGATACTCCTCTAATAGGTGTAGAACCTTCAGCTATATTAACTTTCAGAGACGAATACGTTGATCTGGTAGATTTACCACAATTATCTATGGCACAGGAATTAGCTAAAAACTGCTTGTTAGTTGATGAATTTCTGGCCGGAGAAATTGCAGCGGGAAATATTTCCCGGGATAGTTTTAGTAAAGAAAGTAAACTGATTAAACTTCACGGCCACTGTCAGCAAAAAGCCTGGGGTGCCGTGGATGCTTCCAGACAAATTCTGGCTTTTCCGGAGAATTATAAGGTAGAAGTGATTCCTTCTGGCTGCTGTGGTATGGCCGGCTCATTCGGCTATGAAAAGAAACATTATGGGTTATCCATGCAAATTGGAGAATTAGTCTTGTTTCCTGAGGTCAGAAAAGCAGCAGAAAATGTGATTATCACCGCAACAGGTACAAGTTGCCGGCATCAGATTAAGGATGGCACGAGTAAAAAAGCCTTGCATCCTATAGAAGTACTTTATGAATCTCTAATCTGA